A region of the Anolis carolinensis isolate JA03-04 chromosome 1, rAnoCar3.1.pri, whole genome shotgun sequence genome:
GTGTGGAATCAAAACTGTGTGAGCTAGATACATGTAATTAAGATAATAACTGCTTAAGTTATAAATTAGTCATTTCCACTATAGCTGTATTGATGAGAAAGCATGTGTTGCAGTGTTGTGAGTAATTTAGCATAGTTATTAAACTGAATTAGTGTCCATATGATTTACACCTCTCACAGTAGTTTTAATAATGTTTGTTAATTAAATGCCTTGtcatgttttttttcttgattttgcTGTTGCCTTTCCCGCCTTGACAAAATTGGAACTTTTTGCTGCGGCTTTCCATCTGTCTTGAAACTGTTGGCTTTTGTAAGGTAAGGCTTATTTTGTTCAGAAATATTTTCTGGTGTTAACTTAACTAACATGGTGGAACACACCTCAAATTCTTCTCTCCCCTGCTTTAGTCTTGGTGGTCCTGTAGTCAGGTTTGAATCGCCTTGTAACCCTCCAAATCCAAGTGACAAAATTCTCTTCAGGCCCAAACATGTTAGTGTGCCTTGGATCAAAACGAAAACATTAATGTCTTCTTGCAAGTCCTTAGGGCAGCTTTATCTTCCACTCAGTGACAATAACATGACACTTGATGAATCATTCAGAAAACAAGCATCACTCCCACTAGCTGACAGCAAAGTGGATTGGCAATCTTGCAATGAATGTAGTTCATGCTTTAGTTCAGGGGCTGAAATGCTGAAAGAATACCCACCAGAAAAGGGCTCATGTAATCAGTTGAAATGTGAAGGACTTCAGGACTTGAAAACCTTTTTGAGACTTAAAACCGGTGACTCGCTGGATGCTCAAGACATTACATCAATTGATTTCCAGAAAAATTCTGGTAACGATGATAAAATCTGTTCGGATAATCCTCCTGGTTTAATTAGTGCTCTGAGTAATATGATGCtagataataatataaatcataaGATCAGTGAAGAGACTGATTTTTCTGGAAACATCCTTTCATTTCAGCAAAATAAAAGCTCTTTCCAGGGGCACAAGATCAGCTCTGTAGAGCCTGATAGCTTGAAATTTTCATTGTCTGAAAGTCCATCACTGGCTGATCTCTTGCAGGAACACCAAGACAGTAATTCCAACAAAACCTTTCCTTTGTCTGATCTTTGTAACCCATCATCGGCAAGCTTTACAAATATGGAATTAGGATATTCACCATTGTCCCAACTAGCCAGTCAACCTCAAACTTCATCTGGATTGACAGAATTGTCAGGATCTTTATCTTCCttgacattttctaggtcttctccTGTGAAAGAGCTTGAGAGCCTGTCTCTTTCAGATTTAATTGCAAAGTCCATTGAAGTGGTTAAGCCTGAAACAAACAACTCTTCTGAGTTGTATAGATCTAAAATAGCGCAACCTGCAGTTCTAAATTTAGATATTGATCTGAGTGTTCTGATTAGAAAATCAGCATTAACGTCAGAACCTGCAGTGGTGAAGTCAGGCTCTCTGCTTCCAGAAAGAGAAGCTTTATGTTCAGCACGTGGACAGCAAATTCCAGACATTAAAGGagtaaaaaaaagcaaaaaaagattGAGATCACATATTTTAGAAGGCCCTGTTCCCCAGACAAAGGCCCTCTCTGCAAGACCTTCAGCCTTTGCTATAACATTATGTCTTCGTTATCCCTCAAAGAGATGTAAACGCCAGACTGTTAATCTCCATAAGGCTTTTTTATACAGCATACAAATGCAAGAAGTGAAAATTAATGATGTTGGGCCCTTATTAGCAATAACTCCTTTTGACTTCAAATCACCATCTCCTGATGACATTGTGAAATCAGGTCAAAAGAAGGCCTTCAGTAGATAACAGTGCAATGTGCTAGTAAccaatttatattatttttaacattcaaaatattttatacaATCTTACTTTGGATTGCAGCGTGGAATAGATTTCCtaaaagcaaaaacaattatCAGTTTATATTAATTAAGGAATGTagtaaacttttaaagcagtgcACTGAATTTGagtctttttattgttttattcctTACTTTGTAGTTTTATAATACTATTTGAGTACTGGATCTTTTCCAAATAACATTGAGAGTATTTTTTCAGAAAGTATGTGCTGGTTCTGCTGTAAAGAACAATGTTAAtattaagtttttaaaatgacACTGAGGAACAAATTCTTGAATGTATATTGCTGTGAATTAATTGTCCATAATGTAATGTTTATATCTTACTACTTTGTTTACTGCTGTTAGTATCATAGTTGCCTTCTAATGTGAGCAAGCTCCATTTTATGTTTTtagcttttgttttttttaggaaAATAATCTTAACAGTTCATGTTTTTCACTGCATGTTTGCCCATCCTTGGCAAAAAGAATTTAAAGTTGAACATGGTTCTGAGCCATTTGTACACCTGGGTGGGACCACTAATATATATTCAGAAGCATAGTCTATCGACAACTTTGAAAACATTGTTTTCCCAAACACATTGTGTCCTTACATATGTAGAGTTGTATCAAGTGCTGTATAAGTGGTAGGCATGCTTATGTAATAGTGCCCCCACCCCCCATGTTTCTCTGTAGATGCCCCTCTAGAGAGTTAGGGGAGCCTACCAGAAATCATGGGCATTATCTCATGGGGCTTGCCCCAAAATCATGTAATTGAAGCCATATATTGTACATCCACATTAAGAAACATTGCATGGCATTTGCAGTATTTTCAAAGTACTTAAATCATATGTGAATGAATCTTAAAAAGATTTCCAggtaatataaatacaatttcagTATTAGCTAAATAGGATCTTAGTTCTCTATACAGCTATAGTGAGATTTAATTGGGAAAAAGAATATCTGACTTGCAGTTCCCTCTAGTTTGTTGTGTTTGGAAAGCTTTTGTCTAGCCTTATGAAGCTCAGTCTTTCTTTTTGCTCACTCAGCTACTTTCCATCTTCATTTGTAGTGTGAGGGAAAACCAGTATTCCCAAACCATATTTTCCCATTCTGTCCACTAAATTATCAGCTTTGGTATGATTGTCAAACAGAGAAAGAACGGGTTGGATGCATGTGTAAAGAAAAGGCTTTTCCATGTCTTATTAAGTAAAGATGTAATCCTGTAAAACTCACTGTAGGCCTATCTACATAGCCCACACACTGGCGCTAATCCAGAATGGGCTACTCTGGATCAGCCCCAGGGAATTTTGCACAGGCAGCCTCTCAGCTGAACCTGGTTTGGCACTGCTGGATGGAACCCTTACCATTGCCAATGTTTCCTCAGTGTAGCGGTTAACATCGGGTGTGAAATTGCTGGTGGTCATAATTCGTTGCATGTATGGATGTTAGCTGGAACACCAGAGCGACATGGGAAAGGAGGGAATTTTCCCTTCCAGTACCCCCTCCTTTCTCTGATTGCTCTGATGCTCCAACCAGCATTAGTACATGAAATGAGCCACAGCCACCAGCAATTTCACACCTGGTAGTCACTGCTGTTCTGACGACATGACTGCAATGGTAAATGCCATTCCCTGTTTCTGGGCTGCCCAATCTTGGGGAAAGTGGGTTGGCCATGTAAACAATGGTGGTAGGTTCAAATCCTTTCAACTGTTTACCCATGCCcaaagtgcggatgagctctgGAGCTTTGGAGGAGTTTCAGGACATTCCCCGACTGTGGGTGATGTGGGACAAGGATGTGTTAAGCAGCCTTCCTGGGTATTAAGACAAATCTGCCTGCCATGTGGATGCCACTAAGTCCATTCACCCCCACCTCACCTGGTTTGGCCTGTGTGATGGACCCTCTGTTGTAGAAAAAAAGTCTCTTTGAGCACCAATGTCTTAAAGTATTGATAGGTTCTTATATTTTTTATAGTTTCCAGTTTCTGGTAACTTTCCATACATTCCTTACAAAGAAATCTGTGACCATTTGTGAACTGTTATATtatctttccattttttaaaaaatattgtcaaCGGGTAGCATGCAACTTTGTCCATCTACCAGCAGAACAGGTACAAGTGGTAGAATGGATTTTTCCTGCAGCCTTTCTCATTCCCCTATGGAATACTCCAAGGcaaatttgggatttttttttagggGAATACGTGCAGAGCAGGTGCCATTTTAGGTGCAGAAAACCATGTGAGATCCTAGACAATCCAATTTTCATCTGATAAAATCCATTGCTGTGTTTTCAGTAAAAAATACTGGCTTGCTTAACTTTGTACTAATTAAACAGGCAGCTATAATTATATATGTGCACTGTATATATGTTCAGGAGATATGTTTTTAtacagtttttttaaagcagaagaAAAATAAGCCATGCCAAAATATTAAATTATTGAGCTGTGTAAGTGTTTGTTGTTGTAGCAGCAGTAAAAACATTCCATTACATTCGGAAGTAAATTATTGTCATTGTGATTTGTCACTGATTGTCACAATTCAGGGAGCCTATTGAATATCACTCTTTCTAAATAATTACGATATTTTTCATGATTataacaaatcaaatcaaatttaTCATTTCTTCCTGTTCAGTGGATTATTTTCCCCATTAGTTTCATAACTTCCTTATAATCATCAGATTCTAGTTTTTCTACCCTTGTGAGGCTGTTGCTCCTAAAGAGaaactgaataaaataaaaattgaggGAAAATCTTGTTCTTAAATAGGTCATCTAATGCAATGATTTGTGACAGACAGCTCTCCAGTGATTAAATGAGCAATGAACAACACGAGGTCTGTAATATGTGGAGTTTGTCTGTCAGATGCAAAAATGGTCATAACGTATATGTAAATGCACTGTAATTAAAATAGTAGTACGATGCTGTAATGTTaataaatagtgtgtgtgtgtgtgtgtgtatagagagagagagaattagagaaagagagagagagggagaatgaATGAATATGACCATCCTTTGGCAAaagtagaaaatatattttcttaagtTTGTATctgtttttgcttcctgaatGGTTATTTTCAGCTTCTAATTCATGTTAAATGTTCTTCAGATAGTAAAGATGCAATCCATCCTCCAAGCACTGCTGCCTACCTGAGAGGGGATTGACCTAGAGCAGAGGTGGGAAAAACCTATGTCTTTCGAGATGTCCTTAGATTGTAATCCCCCATAGCCGGGATGAACAGTAATGAGAGATTATGGGATTTGTCGCCATTCAAAATCTGGAGGACAATACATTTCCAGTATTTGATCAAGAGCTTAATGAATTCTTACTCTTCTTCCTGGTTGATTCAAGCATGTACAGGCTCACTTCAGCATGCTGATTATTTAACTGTGGAAATGTGTTCAATACCTGCCTTACAGTGATTCACTTTGCCCCCCTTTTCTCAGTTGCTATACCCATAAATGGGTTTCAGCTCAGAAAAATTGTAACTTGCAAGTCAGAGTACTGTAGAAGGACAGAATAAATGGGAATTTTGAATTGATGCTGAGCAGTGGTTTGTAAATGTATTATAGACATGAGAAGCATGCTGCAATTTGTGCACACTAGAGTTGGGAAGGTTGAGTTGCATCCTTGCAGGAATGGATTGTGCCTTTGCATTTTCTTGATATCTGATCTGAAGCCAAATGCTCTTGGCATGTGTTCATATgatacaatatatatttaatagAGTATACTTTTTCTCAGCCATGTTTGGGTGTCAGCTGTTACATGTGCTAGTGAAAATACTCAAAAGTTTTGTCAAGTAAATATATTAAGTTCTTTTGTGTACTCAGAattaagcattttaaaataaatctggcTTGTATTAATATTTTTTCATGATATATATTCAGAATAAAATTGAGGAGTGGTACATATGGTCTTTTTGTGTCTTCCTCTGGAAATACAGTTAGTTGAGTGATGAGACTTCTACTGTACTGATGTATTAgtgattttaaaaacataataatatatcttaatttttaaaaagtcaaagatAATTGTTATTTATCCCAAGCCTTTGTGAGCTCAATAGGTGGATGTGCCATTTTGTAATTTCAGACTTAGTCATTCAAGTTCACTCTGTGagaagatatactgtatatactcatgtataagtaaaAAAATGTAGTCAGAAAAATGACCTCCAAAAGACTGGGTCAGCTCATCCAAAGATCAGTGTAAGTACTGcactttaactcttatcaaaatagGAACAATGACTTTGTCAGGGTAGAGTGTCAAAAGGCAAAAACTTGCCCTATCCAGGACAACCTAAAAGTAGTACTGGTCCCTGCTCTGTCTACCAGGTTACTCTgtgcagcaccagccaagatccggAGGGCGGGAAGGTGGGATTGCAGTGGTCTATAGGGATTTCCATCTCCTTGACCAGATGCCTTGTCCCACTGACACCCTCATTTGAATGCATCCACCTGAGGGTAGGAGACTGGGACATAATAAGGATCCTtgtagtgtaccgaccaccctgcAGCACTACAACCTCCCTACCTGAGTTAGCCAGGATGATCTCAGGCCTGGCATTGTAGTCCCAATGGcttatagtgctgggggacttcaatgttcaTGCAGAGACCTCCCTGtcaggagtggctcaggacttcatggtaaCCATGGCAGCtgtggggctgtcccaagtggtttctggccctacccacagaacTGGACTTGGTGTTCTGTCAGGGATGAGAGGAAGGTGGCAGCGTGGAGGAACTCTCTTTAGTCCCACTGCCATGGACCAACCAccacttggtcaagtttagacTCACTACACTCCCTAACCTCCGCAGGAGTGGagggcccattaagatggtctgccccaggaggcttatggatccagaaggattcctgatggATCTTGGGTAACTTCCCACCACCAGTAGGTGATTTGTTGATGCTCTGGTTGCTCTCTATAACAGTGAGATGACCAGGGCAATAGGCACAATCATTCCAGAGCGACCCCTTTCGAATAGCAGAGCTAAACTAGCCCCTGGGTTCaatgaggagctggcagcaatgaaacaAATGAAGAGTCTAGAGGGCGTGTGGTGGTCATCTCATAACAAGTCAGACCGAACATGGGTGTGCGCCTATGCAAGGGCGTACTCTGCGATAGGGAAGGCTGCAAGTAAATCTCACATTGTGGCCAACATTGCATCTGTGAGGAactgtccagctgagctgtttcaaACAGTCAGAGGTTTGTTGAACTCCGCCAATTGTGACAGGGTCCCTGGCCCTTCGATAACTCACTGTGaggcatttgctcggttcttcacGAATGAAGTTGCTCGGATTCGTTCTGACCTGGATGCCACAGTTACTGCAGTCTGAAGATGTAgcgagagcacctgcttgtccggttttaatggattcatttcaatgtgCCACCCGAGGATGTTGACAAGATTCTTAGAGAGACAAGGGTGATCACAAGCCTCCTGGATcagcccatcctggctgataaaggaagccagaggggattTGGCAGAGTGGGTAAAGGTGGTTCTTAGTGCCTCCCTTAAGGAAGGCAAAATTCTATTGAGCTTAAAAGAAGCTGTgataaaactgctgttgaaaaagccataaTTGGACCTCACTGATTTGAACAACTTtcagccagtttccaatctcccctttttgggcaaagccttggaacgtgtggttgcctcgTAGCTCCAGTGGTTCTTGGacgaaactgattatctggatccgccGTCTCATGGAACTGAGACAGccatggttgccttagtggatgatctccacagAGCTCGACGGGGAATGTGTCCCTATTTGttttgctggacctctcagtggcctttgataccatagaccacagtatccttctggatcGCCTCATgaggatgggtcttggaggtactgttttgcagcggctccagtccttcctgtaGGATCGTACCCAGAAGTTGTTGCTGGGGGACAgctgctcggccccacagccattgtcctgtggtgtTCCACAGGGCTCAATAtcgtcccccatgttgtttaacatctacatgaagccattgggtgagatcatctggagttttggaattcgataccatctgtacgcagatgacatccaactctgttactcctttccaccggaTGCTAAGGTGGCTGTCCAGGTtgtgaaccggtgcttggccgctgtgacaGTCAGGATGAGGATGACCAAATTGAAGTCAtatacagacaagacagaggtcctctttgtcagtcacaaggccaaacagggtacaGGGTtaaagcctgtgttggatggggttacactccccttgagggtgcaggtttgcagcttgggagtcctgGACTCATGGCTGAGTCTGGAACCTCAGGTTGTAGCGGTGGCTAGGGGgactttcgcacaattaaaacttgtgcaccacttgtgcccataccttgagaagtcaggTTGGCCACGGTGGTTCACGCTCTCGTTAAATCCAGGATAGGCTTCAACACGctgtacatggggttgcctttgaagacttttggaagcttcaaatagtccatcgaaaggcagccaggttaataactgagGCGGCATACAGGGGGcaatacaactcccatgttacgtcagttccactggctgtcTGTTTGCTGCtgggaacaattcaaagtgctagttttggCCTATAAAGCTGTAAATGaccctggcccagtttacctgtctgaacacatctccctttatgaaccaccaTGGAGACTAAGGTCTTCTGGGGacgccctgctctcagtcccgccaccatcacaggtGCGTTCGGCAGtgatgagagagagagggccttctcagtgattgccccccgGCTATGGAGCTCCcttcctggtgagattagatcaaccTCCTCCCTCCaatccttcagaaagatggtgaaGCCCTTGAACCAAGCCTTTGGGggagtgcaatgaggcaataataggaaacctactcggCTGACTGGAGCCAACATGGTGTCTTGAattggtttaaatagctgattttaaagtcgatataactgattttaatgtttgtgtatatttataattattttatgtcccggaatggaatgcttgccgtatatatgttgtgctccgccccgagttcccttcggggtgagaagggtggaatataaatgttttaagtaAATAAAATGAATTGTGTGCATCTATGGAGAAGAGGTTGTTTTAAATAGCTGGCTCCATCagagaaaatatgtatatgttttatagATATTTTGTCACACCAGAGATAATAACTAAAATGAATAAATTCCATCAAGGGGAATGCTGGACATGTAAGAAAGACACCCTTTTCCACATTTGATATACCTGTAGAATGGCACAAGATTTTTGGGAAAATGTgattaaggaaacaaacaaaatgattacTAATAAGGTTAAGTAATATCCAGAAATGGGCCTTTTAGAAATATTTAGGGAGAGAATTAGTAAAGAGGATGAGGAAATTTGTCAACATAGCTTTGTTGCAGCTAGACTTAACAATAACAGAATCATGGAAAGGTGGAAAAGAGCTATCTAAAAAGGATTGGGGAGAAAACTTATTAGACTGTATTCAAATGGCCAAGTTATCTAATGGTATctggggaggaaataatgaagagtttgttaaaaaaagaaagaaagaaagaaaagaggccGGCATTAGAATACTTGGAAAGGAAGACAAATATGGACTTTAAAGTAGCCGCAAGGGGAATTTACTAAAATAGTCATAAGGGTAGATTTTATTACATATGGGACTCACAGTGAGTAGTGTCAGAGGTCATGGATGGGGGGCGGGAAGGACGAAAAAGATTTGATAAATATTGCAATGTACCTGTTTGGGGGGAACGACATACCTATATTAGATGTATttgattagattttttttccttcttatatTCTGTATGCCATTAATTTCACTTAATAAAaacttttgaaataaaaaaaatagtaataaaaacacAGAGAGGCAAGACAAAATGGTGAAAGTATTTATGTGACTCTCCATTTGTGTGTAGATTCAGAAGAGACATGTGCCTTCTATAGGTCACCACTTTCTTAGGCCTGTCAACGTTCTCCACTTTCATGATCATTTGCTTAGAATTATATTTTCACCAGTGTTTATTTGGgtgcttctgtttttttttatcatgtcagaagtgacttgagaacatacttcaagtcacttttggtgtgagagaattgtctgtctacagagatgttgcccaggggacacccggatgttttaccatcctgctgggaggcttctctcatgtccttgcaagctagaatGACTGAtgacggcaaccttcaggttagcaacccagccttcaggtcagcagtccagccggcacaggggtttaacccattgcatcaccgtgTCTCCTGGTGCTTCTGGTGAATCACATGGCATTTTGGAGCATTAATTTcagtcatttttatttattggaatATTTGATTGCCATAAAGTAACATTATTGAATGTTAAACTGTTGCAATAAATATTCAGAAGAACTTAAAAGCAGTAAACATTAAAATGTGCCTCGTAGGCCATTGTGTCCTAAACGACTTACTACTAACCCCCTCCTCATATGGATAATATAGTCATTGTCTGAGTCCATTAATATATAGATACCTGTGGGGAATAAACCTTTGCGCATATATCGTCTTCTGGTTAGAATTGCTTGCTCAACTGCTTTTTAGGCTTCTTGCTTAACCGCTTtgtatacttatgtataagttgcCTTCATGTATGTCAAGAGGCATTCTGTGAAGAGGGGAATGTGCCACTGCCACCTCAGGGACCTGCCGAAATCGCTATTTTTTTTACTCAAAAaggctagaccagtggttcccaaagtgagtgctaccgccccctggtgggtgctgcagtgatccgaGGGGCaatgatggccacaggtgcatttgggggtgatgaataactgtaagggggcggtgaaagcataaaagaaagaagagaagatttagaaaaattgATTTATGTATTCCGCTCATAACGCTTGATTTTTCTTTGAACAACATACTGGACGTTGGCTTGGTTCCCGCATACACCCTCACTTGCATTGAGGCATGTGCAATTGCGCACTGCTACTGTTCACGTTGTGCCACTGAATTAatgtcaatattaatattaaaattaatttccaggtggcgctgagtaatattttttctggaaagggggcggtaggccaaataaattggggaaccactgggctagaagcagcaccatggtggggggggggtccttttTTGAGGCTCTTCAGGGACTTCCTAGGCTTTTATCTTTCAccacgttttttttaaaaagggttaaggtacagtattcacaTTGACTTATGGATAAATTGACCCAAGTTTTTGGGTTGATatttaactatatatataaaagagtgatggcatcagggcagcggacaaaacaacaaaactacaggccccccaacctcgaaatttgacaacacaacccatcatccacggctctaggttgatacaacaaaaagaaaagaaaaataaagtcctaattagagggagaggaataattgtttttatccaattgctgccagttagaaggctaagctctgcccacttggtctcctagcaactgactcagcccaggggacaggcagagttaggcttcacttaggccttttccacagattatctaatttgcactggattatatggcagtgtagactcaaggcccttccacacagctatataacccatttagaatcttatattatctgctttgaactggattatcttgactctatactgccatataatgcagagtcagacatgactggacttaatgtcaggggaaaacgtttaccctttaccttaactaccaccaattcctcaatactttatttcccataccaccatacttcgccacagcaacgcgtggctgggcacagctagtatatatataactCTGGtgccgcagtgtgttaaagcgttaaGCTGCTAAAAttgtggaccaaaaggccgcaggt
Encoded here:
- the LOC134295650 gene encoding uncharacterized protein LOC134295650, whose translation is DDKICSDNPPGLISALSNMMLDNNINHKISEETDFSGNILSFQQNKSSFQGHKISSVEPDSLKFSLSESPSLADLLQEHQDSNSNKTFPLSDLCNPSSASFTNMELGYSPLSQLASQPQTSSGLTELSGSLSSLTFSRSSPVKELESLSLSDLIAKSIEVVKPETNNSSELYRSKIAQPAVLNLDIDLSVLIRKSALTSEPAVVKSGSLLPEREALCSARGQQIPDIKGVKKSKKRLRSHILEGPVPQTKALSARPSAFAITLCLRYPSKRCKRQTVNLHKAFLYSIQMQEVKINDVGPLLAITPFDFKSPSPDDIVKSGQKKAFSR